In Marivirga salinae, a single window of DNA contains:
- a CDS encoding NAD(P)H-dependent oxidoreductase, whose product MLIINGHPNKDAFNFGIAKAYKEGAENSGAEIRELVIADLNFNPNLQFGYQKRTELEPDLLEAWETIKWSDHLVWIHPVWWGGLPAMMKGFIDRLFLPGFVFQYREKSLFWDKLLKGKSARIITTLDQPGWLYKLLFGQPSTNQLKKSTLQFCGVNPVKVTYIGIIKGSDETKRTKWLNQIMQLGKKLA is encoded by the coding sequence ATACTTATAATAAACGGTCATCCCAATAAGGATGCTTTCAATTTTGGAATTGCAAAAGCATATAAGGAAGGAGCAGAAAATTCAGGAGCTGAAATAAGAGAATTGGTTATTGCTGATTTAAATTTCAACCCGAACCTGCAATTCGGTTACCAAAAAAGAACAGAATTAGAACCTGATTTGCTTGAAGCATGGGAAACAATTAAATGGTCTGATCATTTAGTTTGGATACATCCTGTTTGGTGGGGTGGATTACCAGCCATGATGAAAGGATTTATTGATAGGCTTTTTTTACCTGGTTTTGTATTTCAATACAGGGAGAAATCTCTTTTTTGGGACAAACTTCTAAAGGGGAAATCAGCTAGGATAATTACCACCTTGGATCAACCTGGCTGGCTTTACAAACTTTTATTTGGTCAACCCAGTACGAATCAATTGAAGAAATCAACCTTACAGTTTTGTGGTGTGAACCCGGTGAAAGTAACTTATATTGGAATCATTAAAGGCTCAGATGAAACAAAAAGGACTAAATGGCTGAATCAAATAATGCAATTAGGAAAAAAACTAGCTTAA
- a CDS encoding Crp/Fnr family transcriptional regulator, giving the protein MIKEYFKSFEVFSEDEITGFVQLFEFRKLKKNDFFVNEGEKCNEIAFIKSGIFRSYYISPEGFDITYCFRFPNDLLASYSSFITGNASVETLQAISNADLLVVKKDAIEKIMHQSFSWTRFLKIVAEQQYLELEKRVFQLQNETAVQKYISLLENQPEYLQKIPLHYLASYLGITQRHLSRIRKEITF; this is encoded by the coding sequence ATGATAAAGGAATATTTTAAAAGTTTTGAAGTTTTTAGTGAGGATGAAATTACAGGTTTCGTACAACTGTTTGAATTTAGGAAGCTAAAAAAAAATGACTTCTTTGTTAATGAAGGAGAAAAATGCAATGAAATAGCATTTATAAAATCGGGCATTTTCCGCTCCTACTACATATCCCCTGAAGGCTTTGACATAACCTATTGTTTCAGATTCCCTAATGATTTATTGGCTTCTTATTCTTCGTTTATAACCGGTAATGCCAGTGTGGAAACTTTACAAGCTATTTCAAATGCTGATTTATTGGTTGTTAAAAAAGATGCTATTGAAAAAATAATGCATCAAAGTTTCAGTTGGACGAGGTTCTTAAAAATAGTAGCTGAACAGCAATATCTTGAGCTGGAAAAAAGAGTGTTTCAGCTTCAGAATGAAACGGCCGTTCAAAAATATATCTCCTTACTTGAAAATCAGCCAGAATACCTTCAAAAAATCCCCTTGCATTATTTGGCTTCTTATTTAGGTATAACACAAAGACATTTAAGCAGAATCAGAAAAGAAATTACTTTTTAG
- a CDS encoding response regulator: MNCILLIDDDEATNFYHKLILEEEGVDVHIQSVKSAKEGLDFLLCKGNYKYYPQPGIIFLDLNMPGMSGWEFLVEYNELSKDIHDRAVVTILTTSDNPDDRNRAATIPVVKEFVHKPLTPEIFWKVANENFVIV; encoded by the coding sequence TTGAATTGCATTTTGCTCATTGACGATGATGAAGCAACAAACTTCTACCATAAATTAATTTTAGAAGAAGAAGGTGTGGATGTACATATACAATCTGTGAAATCAGCAAAGGAGGGTCTTGACTTTTTGCTTTGCAAAGGCAATTATAAATACTATCCGCAGCCAGGAATTATCTTTTTAGACCTTAATATGCCGGGTATGAGCGGCTGGGAATTTTTGGTAGAATACAATGAATTATCAAAGGATATTCATGATAGGGCAGTAGTAACTATACTCACAACTAGCGATAATCCAGACGATAGAAATAGGGCTGCCACAATTCCGGTTGTGAAAGAATTTGTACACAAACCACTAACGCCTGAAATATTTTGGAAAGTAGCGAATGAAAATTTTGTTATAGTTTGA
- a CDS encoding ATP-binding protein, translating into MVSDRNSMMLLQNAVLIFIASVITGVIFIIDLHTDSTVAVASVYTIVILYSWLLPGKYASIFTAIICTILTIISIVFSKEMVNNPSDLSQMNMVISFVVIWISVMLVFIAKSSFSRLEGINKQLTESSDILFEKVVKLDLQQEKLSENKKKLENLNADLKIKNRELERFTSITSHDLQEPLRTIGNMTQLISQKYYSHFDDQGKKILDYVNSASDRVTIMIKGLLKFSRIGNKRETQEVNCQELVQNVALDFDVALKAIDGKVKIHELPKVIGNPVELRMLFQNLISNGLKFKKPNESPVVEVSAKEGNDHVEFCVTDNGIGLAEEDYGKIFLIFQRLNPAEEYEGTGLGLAYCRKIVELHGGKIWINSTKGVGSSFHFTLAKKYGN; encoded by the coding sequence ATGGTTTCCGACCGTAATTCCATGATGCTTTTACAAAATGCTGTCTTGATTTTCATAGCTTCTGTCATTACTGGAGTTATATTTATAATCGATTTACATACGGATAGCACTGTGGCGGTGGCTAGTGTTTATACTATTGTAATTTTATATAGTTGGCTCCTACCAGGAAAGTATGCCAGCATATTTACTGCAATAATCTGCACAATTCTGACTATTATCTCTATTGTATTTTCAAAAGAAATGGTTAACAATCCCAGTGATTTGTCCCAAATGAATATGGTGATTTCATTTGTTGTTATATGGATAAGTGTGATGCTTGTATTTATTGCTAAAAGTAGTTTTTCAAGACTTGAGGGTATTAATAAACAACTTACTGAGAGTTCAGATATATTATTTGAAAAGGTTGTTAAGTTGGATTTACAGCAAGAAAAATTATCGGAGAATAAAAAGAAACTTGAAAACCTTAATGCTGATTTAAAGATTAAAAATAGAGAGCTGGAACGTTTTACAAGCATTACTAGCCATGATTTGCAAGAACCACTTCGAACTATCGGGAATATGACCCAATTGATTTCTCAAAAGTATTATTCGCATTTTGATGACCAAGGGAAGAAAATATTGGATTATGTTAATTCTGCCAGTGATAGGGTGACTATCATGATCAAAGGATTATTGAAATTTAGTAGAATAGGTAATAAGAGAGAGACGCAGGAGGTTAATTGCCAAGAATTGGTCCAAAATGTAGCATTGGATTTTGATGTCGCATTGAAAGCTATCGATGGTAAGGTCAAGATCCATGAACTTCCCAAAGTAATTGGTAATCCGGTGGAATTACGCATGCTCTTTCAAAACCTAATCAGTAATGGGCTTAAATTTAAGAAGCCTAATGAATCACCAGTTGTGGAAGTATCAGCAAAGGAAGGAAACGACCATGTGGAGTTTTGCGTTACAGACAATGGTATTGGATTAGCAGAAGAAGATTATGGTAAAATTTTCTTAATCTTTCAACGGTTAAACCCTGCTGAGGAATATGAAGGTACGGGCTTAGGATTAGCCTATTGCCGTAAGATAGTAGAGCTACATGGAGGTAAAATATGGATTAACTCAACAAAAGGAGTTGGTAGCTCATTTCATTTTACATTAGCAAAAAAATATGGTAACTAA
- a CDS encoding FUSC family membrane protein has protein sequence MIKNFLQKIQSFLKSSDFLKSVLVTFGIVVPVLIGIQTDHLPYFLSISIGVFLTSSSDVPGSLKHKSIGILIAAAIATVATIIVTSAVFSIWLLIPTMALLIFGISYISVYGFRASLISFAGLLAIVLSFAHQQIGSEIFINAMFIGIGGIWYLLLSTIFHPFLQKRQINNGLTDCFQLTAEYIRIRGKLALASENESQLKNKLFDLQVNLNATHESLRELLLTEKQSSGFSNYKRKQLLIFIELIDILELSMANPANYEQINRLFKNQLLFVNPFIELIFELSNRMDQMAEAMQKGGKLAHRHDLEPMIEKCRESIQAYVQEVKLPKAREGALLLHNLLDYEENQLQKIHSVERVFYDLENQNQVGLKAKEGKKFISQQDYDFNILKENFSFKSPIFKHAARLTIAMLLGYGIGTYFSLQNTYWILLTIVVIMRPGYTLTKERSKHRLYGTLIGAAISRCDCSDHSKHIRLRGFIHPIIDFGSKFYSEKL, from the coding sequence ATGATAAAAAATTTCCTTCAAAAGATTCAAAGTTTCCTAAAAAGCTCAGATTTCCTAAAATCTGTTTTAGTTACTTTTGGTATCGTAGTTCCGGTATTGATTGGAATTCAAACTGATCATCTCCCCTATTTTCTAAGTATTTCTATTGGAGTGTTTTTAACATCCAGTAGTGATGTTCCGGGTAGTCTTAAGCACAAAAGCATTGGCATTTTAATCGCTGCAGCTATTGCCACTGTAGCCACTATAATCGTTACCTCTGCGGTATTCAGTATTTGGTTGTTGATCCCTACCATGGCACTACTTATTTTTGGAATATCCTATATTTCAGTTTATGGATTCCGTGCTTCTTTAATATCCTTTGCAGGACTATTGGCAATTGTACTGAGCTTCGCCCATCAGCAAATCGGTTCTGAAATATTTATTAATGCGATGTTCATTGGGATCGGTGGGATTTGGTATTTACTGCTATCCACTATTTTCCATCCATTTCTACAGAAACGTCAAATCAACAATGGGTTGACGGACTGTTTTCAACTGACCGCAGAATACATTCGAATAAGAGGAAAATTAGCCCTGGCCAGCGAAAATGAAAGTCAACTCAAAAACAAACTATTTGATTTACAAGTCAATCTCAATGCCACCCATGAATCCTTAAGGGAACTACTTTTGACCGAAAAACAAAGCTCTGGTTTCTCTAATTATAAAAGAAAACAACTGCTTATTTTCATTGAATTGATTGATATTCTAGAACTTTCCATGGCAAACCCTGCCAATTATGAACAAATTAATAGGCTATTTAAAAATCAACTGCTATTCGTCAATCCTTTCATTGAATTGATATTTGAATTATCTAACAGAATGGACCAAATGGCTGAAGCAATGCAAAAAGGGGGAAAGTTAGCCCATAGACATGATTTGGAACCCATGATCGAAAAATGCCGAGAAAGCATTCAAGCCTACGTACAGGAAGTGAAATTACCAAAGGCCAGAGAAGGTGCTCTATTATTGCATAATTTATTGGATTATGAAGAAAATCAGCTTCAAAAAATTCATTCGGTTGAAAGGGTGTTTTATGATTTGGAAAATCAGAATCAAGTAGGCTTAAAAGCCAAAGAAGGCAAGAAGTTCATTAGCCAACAGGATTATGACTTCAATATCCTTAAGGAAAATTTCAGCTTCAAATCACCCATTTTCAAACATGCGGCTCGTTTGACTATTGCAATGCTTTTAGGATATGGAATTGGTACTTATTTTTCATTGCAAAATACCTATTGGATTCTATTGACCATAGTGGTAATCATGCGACCAGGTTATACTTTGACCAAAGAACGTTCAAAACACCGATTATACGGAACACTAATTGGAGCCGCAATCAGCCGCTGTGATTGTTCTGATCACTCAAAACACATACGTTTACGCGGTTTTATCCATCCTATCATTGACTTTGGCTCTAAGTTTTATTCAGAAAAATTATAG
- a CDS encoding FUSC family protein, giving the protein MIVLITQNTYVYAVLSILSLTLALSFIQKNYRTSSIFVTTSIVFIYALINPDAFEVIQFRIVDTLIGASIAFVAGSLLWPAWESYSINTTIIETLRANRKYLAEINRYYHQFDGLTQYKLARKDAFLQMGNLNAAFQRMSQEPKSQQENIGTINEIVGLNHTFLAAMAALGTFILNRKNDKVSEDFEIILKTVDTNLRQALQNLLHKGPTENTSKEKLEEAYQHLEERFDNLVAIRTAELEKEDFKPIEPELRKNLQVTRLITDQLKWLVTISGNLKRVVNSLENDRSK; this is encoded by the coding sequence GTGATTGTTCTGATCACTCAAAACACATACGTTTACGCGGTTTTATCCATCCTATCATTGACTTTGGCTCTAAGTTTTATTCAGAAAAATTATAGAACCTCCTCTATTTTTGTAACCACCAGTATTGTCTTTATTTATGCCCTTATCAATCCTGACGCATTTGAAGTTATTCAATTTCGAATAGTGGATACATTGATAGGAGCTTCCATTGCCTTTGTTGCAGGTTCGCTGTTATGGCCAGCTTGGGAATCTTACAGCATCAATACCACTATCATAGAAACGCTGAGAGCTAACCGAAAATATTTGGCTGAAATCAATCGCTATTATCATCAATTCGATGGATTAACTCAATATAAATTAGCAAGAAAGGATGCTTTTCTACAGATGGGAAATTTAAATGCGGCTTTTCAACGGATGAGTCAGGAACCAAAATCGCAGCAAGAAAACATAGGCACTATCAATGAAATAGTGGGCTTAAATCATACCTTTTTGGCAGCGATGGCTGCACTAGGCACTTTTATTTTGAATCGTAAAAATGATAAAGTTTCAGAAGATTTTGAAATTATTTTAAAAACAGTGGACACCAATTTAAGGCAAGCCCTTCAAAACCTTCTGCATAAAGGACCAACTGAGAACACAAGCAAAGAAAAACTGGAAGAGGCCTACCAACATTTGGAAGAAAGATTCGATAATCTGGTCGCTATTCGAACTGCAGAGCTAGAAAAAGAAGATTTCAAACCCATTGAACCGGAATTAAGAAAGAATTTGCAAGTGACAAGATTAATAACCGATCAACTAAAATGGCTAGTGACTATTTCGGGGAATTTAAAGAGAGTGGTGAATTCATTAGAAAATGATCGATCGAAATAA
- a CDS encoding YdeI/OmpD-associated family protein gives MNKNEKWQNELEFLRAIINKTELEKTRKWGGEVYTLNNGNVLMIGAFKNYVSIWFFNGVFLKDPFQVLGNAQEGKTKALRHWQFTSVEEMEEDKIMEYIQVAIENEKKGLKWKAEKSDKIEIPEILNEAFKSNKIFEMAFDELTPFKQKEYVEHINTAKREATKMNRLEKIKPMILEGVGLNDKYRK, from the coding sequence ATGAATAAGAATGAAAAATGGCAGAATGAACTTGAATTTTTAAGAGCCATCATCAATAAAACAGAATTAGAAAAAACTAGGAAATGGGGAGGAGAGGTTTACACCCTAAATAATGGAAATGTATTGATGATAGGGGCATTTAAAAATTATGTCAGCATATGGTTTTTCAATGGAGTGTTTTTGAAAGATCCTTTTCAAGTTTTAGGAAATGCGCAGGAAGGAAAGACCAAAGCTTTGCGCCATTGGCAATTCACCTCTGTGGAAGAAATGGAGGAAGATAAAATCATGGAATACATCCAAGTAGCAATTGAAAACGAGAAGAAAGGTTTAAAATGGAAAGCAGAGAAGTCTGATAAAATTGAAATCCCTGAAATTTTGAATGAGGCTTTTAAATCAAATAAAATTTTTGAAATGGCTTTTGATGAACTGACTCCTTTTAAGCAAAAAGAGTATGTTGAGCACATCAATACAGCTAAAAGAGAAGCTACAAAAATGAACAGATTAGAGAAAATTAAGCCAATGATTTTGGAAGGAGTGGGGCTCAATGATAAGTATAGGAAATAG
- a CDS encoding YciI-like protein, which translates to MNYYLLFYKTIENYVEKRAPFRTEHLKMAEEAHQNGDLVMAGAMAEPADGAVLIFKGESPKKAENFAKNDPYVKNGLIETWEVRPWTVVVGALE; encoded by the coding sequence ATGAACTACTACTTGTTATTTTATAAAACAATTGAAAATTATGTTGAAAAAAGAGCTCCTTTCCGTACTGAGCATTTAAAAATGGCAGAAGAGGCGCATCAAAATGGCGATTTAGTAATGGCAGGTGCTATGGCAGAACCAGCAGATGGGGCAGTTTTAATTTTCAAAGGTGAAAGTCCCAAAAAAGCTGAAAATTTCGCCAAAAATGATCCTTATGTGAAAAATGGATTAATTGAAACTTGGGAAGTAAGACCTTGGACGGTGGTAGTGGGAGCATTAGAGTAA
- a CDS encoding OsmC family protein — MKSYHYQSLIKWTGNIGKGTNSYSSYERSYDIIIKNKPILKGSADPAFRGNADLHNPEDLFLASISSCHMLWYLHLCSVNKITVIDYHDKATAKMEETAKGKGHFIEAILRPEVVILEKDKIELAESLHQKANEFCFIANSCNFPIHHNPTIKF, encoded by the coding sequence ATGAAATCATACCACTATCAATCCCTAATCAAATGGACAGGAAACATAGGGAAAGGCACCAACTCTTATTCTTCCTATGAAAGGTCCTATGACATTATTATAAAAAACAAACCTATTCTAAAAGGAAGTGCTGATCCCGCATTTCGTGGCAATGCCGATCTCCATAATCCAGAAGATTTATTTTTAGCCTCTATCTCCTCTTGCCATATGTTGTGGTATCTGCATTTATGTTCAGTAAATAAAATCACAGTTATTGATTACCATGATAAAGCCACTGCAAAAATGGAAGAAACAGCTAAGGGAAAGGGACATTTTATTGAAGCTATTTTACGTCCTGAAGTCGTGATTCTAGAAAAAGATAAAATTGAATTAGCTGAATCGCTGCATCAAAAAGCAAATGAGTTTTGCTTCATTGCCAATTCCTGTAATTTCCCCATTCATCACAACCCCACTATCAAGTTCTAA
- a CDS encoding RNA polymerase sigma factor: MQKQDLISQAQTGDTYAQGELVRQWYPRIYNYAYKYFGKADLAQEAAQQTFIVMHQKIGQLKECEKFKSWIYTIVTNICRQESRKGKRHRWLSFDQILPKNEEDNSPAWEVSKPGEHNPEQTYLQGELGDILTKCLQQLSKDQREVLIMKEYEGLKFREIAEALNTSENTVKSRLYYAFSHMRKLLAKENITEKSIRYEN; encoded by the coding sequence GTGCAAAAACAAGATTTAATATCACAAGCTCAAACGGGAGACACTTACGCCCAAGGGGAATTGGTGAGGCAGTGGTATCCGCGTATCTACAATTATGCCTACAAATATTTTGGAAAGGCTGATTTGGCTCAAGAAGCTGCTCAGCAGACTTTTATTGTCATGCATCAAAAAATTGGGCAGTTGAAAGAGTGTGAAAAATTCAAGTCATGGATATACACCATCGTCACCAATATTTGCAGGCAGGAAAGTAGGAAAGGGAAAAGGCATAGGTGGCTGAGTTTTGACCAGATCTTACCAAAAAATGAGGAAGATAACAGCCCTGCTTGGGAAGTTTCAAAACCAGGAGAGCACAATCCTGAACAAACATATTTGCAAGGCGAGTTAGGAGATATTCTAACAAAATGCCTCCAACAACTCAGCAAGGATCAAAGAGAGGTTTTGATCATGAAAGAGTATGAAGGTTTGAAATTTAGGGAAATAGCAGAAGCATTAAATACTTCGGAAAACACGGTCAAATCAAGATTGTATTACGCTTTTTCCCACATGAGAAAATTATTAGCAAAAGAAAACATTACTGAAAAAAGTATAAGATATGAAAACTGA
- a CDS encoding anti-sigma factor family protein: MKTEDWKAKMMDYLYDELNPEDRKAFEEELAQNPELKEELEAFQSGKEILGNWEDEKVSAPPFFNVYKNPEKNNTQTGYKWFLSIAASLLILMVAAKFTGLEISNQNGEFRIALGKEIESDNQVDKDEIQQLVNLALTNYEEKLDAERKEDKQELESYLTQQSQQNKKLINNYLTGLQESNVEMMQAYWKESNEQQQIYTENLLANFAQYIDEQRKEDMDYLFAKMDLMESDKDLFKIETGQLINSLASNQQQEQAY; the protein is encoded by the coding sequence ATGAAAACTGAAGATTGGAAAGCGAAAATGATGGATTATCTCTACGATGAGTTAAATCCTGAAGATAGAAAAGCTTTTGAGGAAGAGTTAGCTCAAAACCCTGAGCTAAAAGAAGAATTGGAAGCTTTTCAAAGTGGTAAAGAAATATTGGGAAATTGGGAAGATGAGAAAGTAAGTGCTCCTCCATTTTTCAATGTTTACAAAAATCCGGAAAAGAATAATACTCAAACTGGATACAAATGGTTTTTATCCATTGCAGCTTCGCTTTTGATATTGATGGTAGCAGCTAAGTTCACAGGCCTGGAAATCAGTAATCAGAATGGTGAATTCAGAATTGCATTAGGAAAAGAAATTGAATCGGACAATCAAGTGGATAAAGATGAAATTCAGCAATTGGTCAATTTGGCTCTAACAAATTATGAAGAAAAGTTGGATGCCGAAAGAAAAGAAGACAAGCAGGAACTGGAAAGTTATTTGACCCAACAAAGTCAACAAAACAAAAAATTGATCAATAATTATCTCACAGGTTTGCAAGAAAGCAATGTGGAAATGATGCAAGCCTATTGGAAAGAAAGCAATGAGCAACAGCAAATTTACACTGAAAATCTTCTCGCAAATTTTGCTCAATATATTGATGAGCAAAGGAAAGAAGATATGGACTATCTCTTTGCGAAAATGGACTTAATGGAATCTGATAAAGATTTATTCAAAATAGAAACTGGTCAATTGATTAATAGCTTGGCAAGTAACCAACAGCAAGAGCAGGCTTATTAA